A segment of the Bdellovibrionota bacterium genome:
AAGCGTCACGAAGAGGTTCTGGGCAAGGCGGAAAAGGAGAGCGCGGTTCCAAGGGAAGTCGTTGTTTCCATCATCTGGATTGAAACGACTTTCGGGACGTATCTTGGCAGATATTCGGTGCTCGATACGCTCGCCAGCCTGGCATTGCTTCGCATTCCCGAGATCGGGCGGGAGATTGCGGGCCAATCGCGCGTCCTGGCCCAGGTGGAAGCCGACGAAGATAAGACGCGGGACGACGACTGGAAAGATGTCGACTGGAGCAAGCGAACGCAGGAAGTCGGCGATCGATGGTACGGCGAATTGAAGTCTTTCTTGCGGCTTTGCAGTCATGCGGACTGGGACGTTCACGAAGTCTTTGGCTCGTGGGCGGGCGCCATCGGTTACGGCCAGTTTCTGCCTTCCGTCGCATTGGATTACATGTTGGAACGACCGGTCGATCTCTGGAATTGGGAAGACATGATTCCCTTGATCGCTCGGGAACTTGCGAAAATCGGATGGAGTTCGACCGAGACGGGCGCTTCAAAGGAAGAAGTTTTGTCTCGTTACAACGCTCCGAGGGCTTATGTGGAAGCGGTGTTGGAGATGCGGGCGCGTTTGGCGGGAGTGAGTAACTGAGCAATGAGTCCGGGTGTGAATCGATTTTGGATAACTTCTTTTGGGCTTCTGTTAGGCGGGAGTCTCCTCTGTGTCTTCGCCGATCCGGGGACGGATCCGACCGTGGAAC
Coding sequences within it:
- a CDS encoding lytic murein transglycosylase, with protein sequence MNLRKRTGQGVALSLAGIAVSFLCSCAGKAPQKIHAELQEVVKGFQELRMSMEKEGLTAAELTPFDPSVLSFRDDAVKAKMLSIVRPMKKRSISMMDVVHARRFIKRHEEVLGKAEKESAVPREVVVSIIWIETTFGTYLGRYSVLDTLASLALLRIPEIGREIAGQSRVLAQVEADEDKTRDDDWKDVDWSKRTQEVGDRWYGELKSFLRLCSHADWDVHEVFGSWAGAIGYGQFLPSVALDYMLERPVDLWNWEDMIPLIARELAKIGWSSTETGASKEEVLSRYNAPRAYVEAVLEMRARLAGVSN